A single Lactuca sativa cultivar Salinas chromosome 8, Lsat_Salinas_v11, whole genome shotgun sequence DNA region contains:
- the LOC111907308 gene encoding two-component response regulator ARR2, giving the protein MKISSIEASFNPHGLRALLVDHNPTSLLILSKMLQFYHYHVTQCRRPREALSLIRNGLSKFDIVISSVDFSSDMNGVQFLEIIDRETSLPVVIVSADDRKETIIEYVKKGACAYLPKPVRMEDIQLLWQHVARKEVLRFRQMKQIDNTVENGETDSNNCGEEKEFCGSSDGGPVLVDRRRKDRDEEQDKVERKKQRLVWTDELHQQFLDAVEQLGNNNAVPKKVLELMNVPGLTRENVASHLQKYRLNLKKQSGYVQESIPVPNSVSGVSVIRHNELFQTTPSTTELQSPLMLDHYYMDLGSNSILIPNDRFHEPNHC; this is encoded by the exons ATGAAAATTTCTTCCATTGAAGCTTCTTTTAATCCACATGGCCTTAGAGCTCTTCTTGTGGATCATAATCCTACCTCCCTCTTAATTCTTTCCAAAATGCTTCAGTTTTACCATTATCATG TTACACAATGTCGACGGCCTAGAGAAGCCTTATCGTTGATTAGAAACGGCCTAAGCAAGTTCGATATTGTGATAAGCAGTGTAGACTTCTCATCGGATATGAACGGAGTGCAGTTTCTTGAGATTATTGATCGCGAAACCAGTTTACCTGTCGTTA TTGTATCCGCAGACGACAGAAAGGAAACGATTATCGAGTATGTAAAGAAAGGAGCGTGTGCTTATTTACCAAAACCGGTGAGGATGGAGGATATTCAGTTGCTATGGCAACACGTTGCTCGTAAAGAAGTACTCCGGTTTAGACAAATGAAACAGATTGATAATACTGTGGAAAACGGCGAGACAGATTCCAATAATTGTGGTGAAGAGAAAGAGTTCTGCGGAAGCTCCGATGGTGGTCCGGTTCTGGTGGATCGCCGGAGAAAAGATAGAGATGAAGAGCAGGATAAGGTCGAACGTAAGAAACAGCGGTTGGTTTGGACGGATGAGCTTCATCAACAATTCCTCGATGCTGTGGAACAACTCGGAAACAATA ATGCTGTCCCTAAGAAGGTATTGGAACTAATGAACGTTCCTGGGCTCACGAGGGAAAACGTTGCGAGCCATCTACAG AAATATAGGTTAAATCTCAAAAAGCAAAGTGGGTATGTGCAAGAAAGTATCCCGGTGCCAAATTCTGTCTCCGGCGTTTCAGTGATCAGACACAACGAGTTGTTTCAAACAACTCCATCGACCACTGAACTACAATCCCCACTTATGCTCGATCACTACTATATGGATCTTGGAAGCAACTCGATTCTTATACCGAACGATAGGTTTCATGAGCCTAATCATTGTTAA
- the LOC111907307 gene encoding COBRA-like protein 7 → MSIGFIIFLFLAFISIPTTTSQSPTCNGISISYVYNSGFQIPPTATNTTNQPYTFQSTLTLTNAGVDRLKSWRVFVGFQNREFLVSSSNAVLADGTSLPANVTTGAVFAGFPATDLKTAVETAGDWNQMQARIQLVGTQFGVAPPNVSLPSNLYLVNDGFLCSAPSSPANNETHVCCEKDPNATPTTPGTNVEETFDARQQGDLVIMYDVISSKETEYMAQVTLSNHNPLSRLDYWQLSWDWMRDEFIYSMKGAYPSVIDTNPCIFGRQGEFYKELDFSEALNCERRPTIVDLPLDKTNDTQLGLVPFCCRNGTLLPPSMDSSKSVSAFTMQVFKMPPDINRTQLTPPQNWRISGTMNPNYQCGQPTRVSPTLFPNPVGLTSESTAVASWQVVCNITRAKSDTPKCCVSFSSFFNKSVVPCRTCACGCNTVDSCSTTAPALLVPSNALLVPFENRTKLTVDFAKDNDWTLPNQLPCADNCGVSINWHLLSDFKDGWTARMTIFNWGETSFADWFAAVELNKSMAGFEEVYSFNGSRVTGSSDMIFLQGLPGLNYIVAEKEGRKPEKDPRVPGSQQSVISFTKKNIPGLNVAHGDGFPHKVYFNGEECSVPDILPISSHGWRMMITLDSVLIMLVLLLFL, encoded by the exons ATGAGCATCGGTTTCATCATCTTTCTTTTTTTGGCCTTCATTTCGATCCCCACAACCACTTCCCAATCTCCCACCTGCAACGGAATTTCTATATCCTACGTCTACAACTCCGGCTTCCAAATCCCACCGACGGCCACCAACACAACCAACCAGCCCTACACCTTCCAGTCTACTCTCACTCTCACCAACGCCGGCGTTGATCGACTCAAATCATGGCGGGTGTTTGTAGGGTTCCAAAACCGTGAGTTCTTAGTCTCATCTTCCAACGCTGTTCTTGCAGATGGCACCTCTCTCCCTGCTAACGTCACTACCGGTGCTGTCTTCGCTGGGTTTCCCGCCACTGACCTCAAGACCGCCGTTGAGACCGCCGGTGACTGGAATCAAATGCAGGCTCGCATACAATTGGTCGGCACCCAATTTGGTGTTGCGCCACCAAATGTTTCCTTGCCGTCGAATTTGTATCTCGTGAATGATGGGTTCTTGTGTTCTGCACCTTCTAGCCCAG caaACAACGAGACACACGTATGCTGTGAAAAGGACCCAAATGCAACACCTACAACACCTGGCACCAATGTAGAAGAGACATTTGATGCACGACAACAGGGTGATCTTGTCATAATGTACGATGTAATCAGTTCAAAAGAAACTGAATACATGGCACAAGTGACCCTCTCGAATCACAATCCCCTCAGTCGTCTTGACTATTGGCAGCTGAGTTGGGATTGGATGCGAGATGAATTCATCTACTCGATGAAAGGGGCGTATCCTTCGGTTATAGATACAAACCCTTGTATATTTGGCCGACAAGGCGAGTTCTATAAAGAACTCGACTTCTCTGAAGCACTAAATTGTGAACGAAGACCAACAATTGTTGACCTTCCTCTTGACAAAACAAACGACACACAACTAGGCTTGGTTCCATTCTGTTGTCGTAATGGGACCCTCTTACCACCTTCGATGGATTCAAGCAAGTCGGTTTCGGCTTTTACCATGCAAGTTTTCAAGATGCCACCAGACATAAACCGGACTCAACTCACTCCACCTCAAAATTGGAGAATCAGCGGAACAATGAACCCTAACTACCAATGTGGGCAACCCACACGGGTTAGCCCGACCTTGTTCCCGAACCCAGTTGGGCTTACTTCCGAATCCACTGCAGTTGCTAGCTGGCAAGTTGTTTGCAATATAACACGGGCCAAATCAGATACCCCGAAATGTTGTGTCTCCTTTTCGTCATTTTTCAACAAGTCTGTAGTCCCTTGCAGAACTTGTGCGTGCGGGTGTAACACTGTAGATTCATGTAGTACAACTGCACCCGCACTTCTTGTTCCTTCAAATGCACTTTTGGTGCCGTTTGAGAACCGAACTAAACTTACAGTAGATTTTGCAAAGGACAATGATTGGACTTTGCCCAATCAATTGCCATGTGCGGATAACTGTGGTGTCAGCATCAACTGGCACCTACTATCAGATTTCAAAGACGGATGGACCGCAAGAATGACCATTTTCAACTGGGGCGAAACGAGTTTTGCCGATTGGTTTGCTGCCGTGGAGTTGAACAAATCAATGGCAGGATTTGAGGAAGTGTACTCGTTCAATGGTAGCCGGGTTACGGGTTCTAGTGACATGATTTTCCTACAAGGTCTACCGGGTCTAAACTATATTGTGGCTGAGAAAGAGGGGCGTAAACCAGAGAAAGACCCACGTGTTCCGGGTTCACAACAATCGGTCATTTCTTTCACAAAGAAGAATATACCCGGGCTCAATGTGGCACATGGTGATGGGTTCCCACACAAAGTCTATTTCAATGGTGAAGAATGCTCGGTTCCTGATATTCTTCCCATCTCTAGCCATGGTTGGCGGATGATGATCACCCTTGATTCGGTTCTAATTATGCTCGTTTTGTTGCTCTTTCTATAA